A region of Rhinoraja longicauda isolate Sanriku21f chromosome 1, sRhiLon1.1, whole genome shotgun sequence DNA encodes the following proteins:
- the fabp2 gene encoding fatty acid-binding protein, intestinal, whose product MTFNGTWKVDRNENYDKFMEQMGVNIVKRKLALHDNLKIIIHQDGQNFTVKESSTFRTKDIEFTLGVSFEYSLADGSDLQGSWNLDGNKLVGKFTKKDTNKDLLTDREIVGNELVQTYSYEGVDAKRFFKKE is encoded by the exons ATGACATTCAACGGTACCTGGAAGGTTGATAGAAATGAAAATTATGACAAATTTATGGAGCAGATGG GGGTAAATATTGTGAAAAGAAAGCTTGCTCTCCATGATAACTTGAAGATTATAATTCACCAAGATGGACAGAATTTCACTGTTAAAGAATCCAGTACCTTCCGCACAAAAGATATTGAGTTCACACTGGGCGTATCATTTGAATATTCCTTGGCAGATGGATCAGACCTTCAG GGTTCATGGAACCTTGATGGGAACAAACTTGTTGGaaagttcacaaaaaaagacactaacAAGGACCTTTTGACAGACAGAGAAATTGTTGGCAATGAACTTGTTCAG ACTTACTCATATGAAGGAGTTGATGCCAAGAGATTCTTCAAAAAGGAATAG